In the genome of Luteitalea pratensis, the window GCCGGTACGGCGACGGCCTCGTCGCCGGCGTGACGGCAGTGGTCGAGCGCGTCGCGAAGGAACGCAACGTGTCGCTCGGCGACCTCCCTGCGGCGCCGCGCGCGCAGTCGCGACAGGGACGGGGCATTCCCCTGTGGCTGCTCGTATTGCTGCTGGTGTTGTTCCTGTGGTTGTCGAGCCGTGGCGGTGGCGGCGGTGGTCGACGCCGGCGCGGCTCGATGTGGGGACCCGCCTGGAGCGGGTTGGGCACCGGCATGATGACCGGCGGCACCATCGGCGGATTCGGTGGCGGCGGGTTCGGCGGCGGCAGCTTCGGCGGTGGCGGGTTCGGCGGCTTCGGCGGCGGCAGCAGCGGTGGCGGCGGCGGTGGCGCGCATTGGTAAGGACGGCACACGAATCAGGTAGCCTGTACCCGAGGCAGCGAGTCTCGTGGACGCGAGGACAACGATGAACCGACGAACTTTCTGGCAGCACGGGCTGATGGTGCTGGCCCTGTTCTCCCTGACGGGCTGCTCGTACAACTCCTTCACCGGCCAGCAGGAGGCAATCAAGAGCTCCTGGTCGGAAGTGGAGAACCAGCTGCAGCGCCGTAACGACCTGATTCCCAACCTGGTGAGCACCGTGAAGGGCTTCGCGGCCCAGGAGAAGGCCATCCTCGATCGGATCGCCGCCTCGCGCGAGAAGCTCGCAGGGGCGAAGACGCCCAGCGAGACGATCGACGCGGCCAACGAGCAGAGTTCGGCGCTCGCCCGCCTGCTCGTCGTGGTCGAGAACTACCCGCAGCTGAAGTCGAACGAGAACTTCATGCGGCTCATGGATGAGCTGTCGGGCACCGAGAACCGGATTGCCGTGGCGCGTGGACGCTACAACGAAAAGGTGCAGGCCTACAACGCGCTGCGTCGCCGGTTCCCGTCCAACATCACGGCGAAGATCTTCGGCTTCGACGAATGGAAGTACTTCGAGGCGCCCGCGTCGGCACGCGAGGTGCCCAAGGTCGACTTCTCTCCGAAATGAGTCTGCGATCCGTGACGGCCGCTGCGTGTGGCGCGGCGGCCGGCGTGGGCGTCTGGGCCACTCTCGGCTCGATCGACCGCATCCAGGCCCCGTCCGGGGCCGTCCGCGTGGCGATGCTTCCTTCGGTGGGCACGCTGGTCCTGAGCGTCGCCGCCGGAACCATCCTGTTCATCGCCTGGCAGCTGGCTGTCGATGCGCTCGCGCGCCGCGCCGGGGCTCGTGAGTCGGAGGCGGTCGCGCTCGCACCACTGCGCGTGCTCGCTGGTGGCGCGCTGCTCGTCCTGCCGTTCCTGCCGTGGGTCGCCGACGCGCTGCCGGCCACGATGCTGCTGGCCGGGCCAGGCAGCCGGCTGGCGTGGGGCATCATCGCCGGGCTCGCAGCGTGGGCACTGGCCCTCGAATGGCGCACCGCCACCCGGCCTGCTGCCAGTCCGGATCCACCGGCTCAGGTGACTGCCGACGAGGCAGGCGCGCGACGACGACTGTGGACCACGGCGGTCCTGCTCGGCAGCCTCGTGTCGTCGGGAGTGCTGGCCAGCCAGTTCGTACGCACCCCGCTGTTCCCCGGCGGCGATGAACCGCATTACCTGGTGATCGCGCAAAGCCTCTGGCGCGACGGCGACCTGCGCATCGAGAACAACCACACCCGCGGTGACTACCAGGAGTACTTCCACCGCACGTTGACGCCGCACTACCTCACCCGCGGCGCCGATCGCCAGATCTATTCGATTCATCCCATCGGCATGCCGGTGCTGATGATGCCGGTGTATGCGCTTGGCGGCTACGGCCTCGTCGTATGCGCCCTGTTGCTGCTCGCGGCGATCGCCATGACCTCCGCATGGCGACTCGCATGGGCGGTGACCGGCTCTGCGTCCGCGGCCACATTTGCCTGGGCCGTGCTGGCGTTGGGTCCGCCGTGGATCTTCAACACGTTTGCCGTGTATCCCGAGGTCCCGGCGGCGTGCGCGGTGGCACTCGCCTTCGCCTGGACGTCCGGCTGGCACGCCGAGCGCGAGACGCATCGACGCGCCATCGACGTGCCGGTGCGGCGATGGTGGGCGGCCGGCGTCGCGATCGCGTGCCTGCCCTGGTTCAGCACGAAGTACCTGGTGATGGCCGCGGCCCTTGGAGTCGTTTCGCTGCTGCGCGCCTGGTGGCCGTGGCCGGCAGACGCGACGGAGAGACGTGGCGCGCTGGTGCGCACGCTGGCGGTCGGCGTGCCCAATGCGGTGAGCCTGGCGGCATGGTTCCTGTTCTTCAAGCTGATCTGGGGGACGTGGTCGCCAACCGCACCGTACGGATCGCAGCGTGAGACGCGCATCGACTACTTGCCATCCGGCGGTCCCGGACTGCTCTTCGATCAGGAATACGGCATCGTCGCCTTCGCGCCGGCGTTGCTGATGGTGCTGCCGGGGCTGTGGGCCCTCTGGCGGCAGGGCGGCGCGGCACGGCGCCTGGCGCTCGAGACTGTCGCCGTGTTCTCAGGCCTGCTCGGGGTCGTCGGTGCATTCCACATCTGGTGGGGAGGGAGCGCGATCGTCGGGCGCCCGCTCGTCTCGGCACTGCCGTTGCTCGCCGTGCCGGTGGCGGCGCACTGGCACGCGTGCGCGGCGCAGCCACTGCGTCGGGCGGCGCAGCGGCTGCTGCTCTGTGCCGGCGCGGCACTGACAGTGTTGCTGACCTCGGCCCAGGGTGGCCTGCTGCTGGTGGCCGGGCGCGACGGCACATCACAGGTGCTCGAGTACCTCGCGCCGTCGACGCCGGTGTGGACGATGATGCCGTCATTCCTGCGGCAGCCGCCGCTGCAGGCGGCAGCGGGCACGTGCCTGTGGGCCGGCCTGGCGCTGCTGGCGGGGCATCTGATCGGCCGCGGCGCTCGCGCAAGGCAGGATGCCGGCCGGCTGCATGTCATGGCCTGGACGGCGATCGTGGTGATCGGTGGCGCGCTGTCAGGCGTGGCCGCCCGGGTGGTCACGCCCAGCACTGCGCCGCCTGCGCTCGAAGAGCGCGCGCGAGTCCGCCTGCTTGATGACTTCGACGCCGTGCGACGACCGATCGCCATCCGTTACGATCCGCTCACGCGTGTCGATCCGGCAGCGGTGCCGGAGCTGTTCCCCATCGTCGTCCATGCGGCTGGTGATCGGCGCGAGGACAAAGCGACGCAGTTGTTCGGCCGCCGGCTCTCGTTGCCGGCAGGAACCTACGGCGTGGATCTGATATTCCCGCCGTCGACGAGCGGCGAGCCGGGACCGGCCTCTGTCGACGGTGCGCTGGCCGTGCACGCGGGACGCATGAGCCCGGCGCTCGAGACATGGTCCGTGTCGGTCAAGCCGCCCGGCTCCTGGGGACGTTCGTTCTCGTTGCCCGTCGACATCGGCTTCGTCGGTTTCAAGGCCTCGGTGCCGGTGACCGACGCGTCGCCGCGCCTGCGGCTGACGCCGCAGCGGATCGTCGACGCGAGCGCCCGCCCGCAGACGCCGGCCGTGCTCGGCAGCCAGGCCTATGCCGGCCTGTCGGTTCTCGTGCACGGCGAGGACGCCTGGCCGGAAGCCACGGGTCTGTGGCTGCGCGGTCGAACGACGGTCATGCTGACGCTGGTGTTCCCCGACGATGCGTGGAGGACGTTCGACCTGCGAGCAGGCGCCGTGCCCGTCAAGGTGACCGCGGAGTGGGGTGCGAGCACCGAGACGTGGGATCTCGCGCCGGGCGCAGTGGCGCGAACGATCATCGACGCGCCCGCGCTGCAGCCCGGTCAACAGGTTCGATCGGCGCAACTGCGGATCACGACGTCGGACGGCTTCGTGCCCGCCGAGATCGACCCGGACAGTCGTGACCGGCGCCTGCTCGGCTCGTGGCTCGAGCTCGGACGCATGGCTCCGGGACCGCGCATCGGATCCATACTGGGGGCGCTGATCCATGACCGCCCACTTCCTGCGCAACCATCTCGACGCTGAGCTCGTGATCACGCGCGACGTCCTGGACGTGACACGGTACGCACCACTCGCGTGGAAACCCCACCCGTCCTCGTTCTCACTGGGTCGCCTGGCCATGCACGTGGCAACAATCCCGGGGTGGTTGCCGGCCTTCACGCGCAGCGCGACCTACGACATGGGCGTGGGCGGATCAGGTCCGGACGTGCCGGCGTCGGGCGACGAGATCCTTGCCAGGCACGAGGAGGCCGTCGCTCGGGCGCACGCCACGCTGGATGGGCTCGATGACGCGGCCTTGACCGATCAATGGGTGCTGCTGCGGGATGGCGTGCCCGTGGCCACCATGACGCGGGCCGAAGCGATCTCGCGCTACGTCGTGCGGCACATGGTGCATCACCGCGGCCAGTTGACCGTGTATCTGCGGCTGCAGAATCTGCCAATCCCGGCCATGTACGGCGACTCGGCGGATCGACGGCTGCTGCCGCCGGACATGACCTCGTGAAGGCGCCACCGGTGGCGCGAGCCGCCACAGTGGCGGCCGGCCTCGTGCTGCTCCTCGTGCTGGCCATTGCGAATGCGGCTGGTTACCGGTTCGGCGTCGCGGACCAGGCGTTCTACCTGCCCTCGATCCTCCAGGCCATTGATCCCGGCTTGTATCCGCGGGACGCCGCCGTCCTGAGCGTCCAGGGCACGCTGATGGTCAGCGACGAGATCACGGCATGGCTGGTGTCGCATACCCGCGTGTCGATCGAGACCCTGTTCCTGTCTGCACACGTCGCGAGCCTCGGCGTGCTCCTCGCGTCGGTGTGGCTCATCGCCGGGCGGCTCGCGTCGCATCGCTGGACCATGATGGCCTGCTGCCTCGCGGCCACGCTGCGTCACCGGATCACGGAGACCGGCGCCAATTCGTTCGAAGGCTATTACCATCCGCGTGGTCTCTCGTTCGCCTGCGGGGCAGCGGCGGCGGCGGCGTGTGCGCACGAGCGGCTCGGCGCGGCGTGGGCCCTCGTGGCCATCGCCGCGGTGCTGCACCCGACGACGGGGCTGTGGTGGGCGGTGTGGCTCAGTGGCGCCACCGTCGTGATGCGGCCGCAGTGGCGACGCGGTCTCGTGTTCGCGGCGGCCGCCGCCATTCTGCTTGCCGTGGCGGCGCTGACCGTGACGCCGATGGCCGATCGGCTGCAGGTGATGGACGCCGCATGGCTCCGGCCGTTTGCCTCGAAGGACTACGTCTTCCCGACGGCGTGGCCGGTCGGTCCGTGGCTGGCCAATCTTGTCTTGCCGTTGGTAGTGGTCGCGGTGTGGCGTTGGCGAATCCGCCATCGGCTGGCGGCTCGGTGGGAAGCCGGCATGGTCGCGGGCGTGTGCCTGCTCCTGGCGACCTTCCTGGCATCGCTGCCATTCATCGCCAGTCACCTCGCCCTCGCCGTGCAATTGCAGACGTCCAGGATTTTCTGGGTCATCGATTTGTTCGCCGTGCTGAGCATGACGTGGGCACTGGCCGAAGCACGCGGGCCCGGCACGCCGTTCGTGGCGGAGAACGCGCCCGGTCGTAAACGGCGACCGGCGGTCGTGGCGATGGTGCTGCTCGTCGCCGCTGCCGCACGAGGCACCTACAGCCTGGTTGTCGAGCACCCGGAGCGACGGTTTGTACGGTCGTCCCTCGAGGACAGCGACTGGGTGCGCGTCGGCCGCTGGGTGGCCACGAGTTCGACCGCGGACAGCCACGTGCTCGCCGACCCGGACCACGACTGGAAGTTCGGTCACAGCGTCCGGATCACCGCGCGGCGTGACGTGCTCGTCGAGGGCGTCAAGGACGCGGCACTCGCGCTGTACGATCGGGACGTGGCCATACGAGTCCAGTCGCGCCTCGAAGCCATCGGCGACTTCGCGACCCTCGACGCCACATCGGCCCTGACCCTCGCGCGCCGCTTCGACCTCGACCTGCTCGTCATCGACAGGGACGTGGCCCTCGAACAAGTGCACCGCGAGGGTCGCTTCCGCGTCTATCGGCTCAAGTGACGAGACTCCCGGCTCCTCCCGTGTTCGATCTGCCCCATTACGTCCCCTCGCGCCGCTGGCGCGGCGGTCACCTCATGACGGTCTACGCCTGGGCCAGGTCGCGGCCGCTGCCGGGACTGCCCGAGCCCGAGGCCTGCTACTTCGACACCGACACCGACGCGCGGGTGCTCGCGCACTGCAACTGGCAACCGCAGCGAGACAAGGCGCCGGCGCTGTTGCTGCTGCACGGCCTCGAGGGCTCGAGCCTGGCGCACTACATGCGCGGCATCGCGGACAAGGCCTGGGCCGCCGGCTTCAGCGTCGTCCGGCTCAACCAGCGCAACTGCGGCGGCACCGAGCACCTGTCACGGGGTCTGTACCACTCCGGGCTGACGCACGATCCGCTGTACCTGTTGCGGCACATGATCGACAAGGAAGGTGTCCCCGCAATCGTGGTAGCGGGCTACTCCCTCGGCGGCAACCTGACCATGAAGCTGGCGGGCGAACTCGGCGCGGACGCGCCGCCGCAACTGAAGGCTGTGTGCGCCGTCTCGCCGACCATCGATCTCGCGCTGTGCGTGGATGCACTGGAGCGGCGCAGCAACGTGCTCTATCAGCTCAACTTCATGCGTAACCTGCGCGCGCGCATGCAGCGCAAGGCAGCGCTGTTCCCCGACGTTTACGACCTCGCGCGACTCAAGGGCGTCTGGACGGTGCGCGGGTTCGACGATGCGTACACCGCGCCGCTCAACGGCTTCGGTACGGCGACACGGTACTACGACGAGGCCTCCAGCTTGCACGTGGTCGATCGCATCCGCGTGCCGGCGTTGGTACTGACCGCCGCCAACGACCCCTTCGTGCCGCCAGACCAGTTCACGCGGCCGGAGATCGCCGGCAACCCGCACGTGCGAGTCGTGGTCACCGAGGACGGCGGCCACTGCGCGTTCGTCAGCGAGCCCGACTCCGCGCACGACGGCTATTGGGCCGAACATGTGATTGTCAGGTGGGCGCTGGAACATGCGCCCACCCGGTAATGCCGCGAATGCCGCGAATGCCGGGAATGTCGAGAGCGTTCGGCGTTCGCCGTTCGGCATTGCAACTCGACGTTCAGCGTTCAGCGTTCAGCGTTCGGCGTTGGCTGGCCGAGCCTGGCCTTGAACAGCGAGGCAAACTCAGGCCCCTTGCCTTCATCCTCATGCTTGAAATAGACGAACGTGTCGCGCCAGGCGCCCTGCCGGTCGGTGACGTAGCTGGCCCACTTGGCGATGTCGTCTTCGGTGTACCCCTCGTCGCGCAGCCGGAGGTACCCGTAGTCCGCGGTGCGCACGAGCGGCGTGTGTCGCTCGGGGCTGTCGGCGAGGCACAGCGCCAGGTTGCGCGCCTGCAGCATCGTGTAGATCTCGTCGGTCCACCAGGACGGATGACGGAACTCGAAGGCCACGCGCAACGCCGGCGGGAGTTCGTCGATGAACGCCTGGAGCCGCGGCGCGTCGCACTTGAAGTTCGGGTTCAGTTGCACGAGCACGCATCCGAGCCGGTTGCCGAGCGTCGCGCCGGCGGCGCAGAAGGCACGCAGCGGATCGCTCACGTCCTGCAGGCGGCGGTCGTGCGTGATCCGCTTTGGCGCCTTCAGCGTGAACGTGAAGCCCTCGGGCACCTGGCCGGCCCAGCCCTCGACGAGCGCGGGCGTCGGCATGCGATAGAAGGTGTAGTTGATCTCGACCGTGTCGAAGACGCCGGCATAGTAGGGGAGCATCGCCTTGGCGGCAATCTTCTCCGGGTAGAACCGGCCCTTCCACTCGGGATAGTTGTAGCCGGAGGTACCGACGTGAATCATCTGATCACCCTGCCCTGCTGATGTCGTCCTGCCAGTTCACGCGGCGCGAGCAGCGC includes:
- a CDS encoding LemA family protein: MNRRTFWQHGLMVLALFSLTGCSYNSFTGQQEAIKSSWSEVENQLQRRNDLIPNLVSTVKGFAAQEKAILDRIAASREKLAGAKTPSETIDAANEQSSALARLLVVVENYPQLKSNENFMRLMDELSGTENRIAVARGRYNEKVQAYNALRRRFPSNITAKIFGFDEWKYFEAPASAREVPKVDFSPK
- a CDS encoding DinB family protein codes for the protein MTAHFLRNHLDAELVITRDVLDVTRYAPLAWKPHPSSFSLGRLAMHVATIPGWLPAFTRSATYDMGVGGSGPDVPASGDEILARHEEAVARAHATLDGLDDAALTDQWVLLRDGVPVATMTRAEAISRYVVRHMVHHRGQLTVYLRLQNLPIPAMYGDSADRRLLPPDMTS
- a CDS encoding YheT family hydrolase; its protein translation is MFDLPHYVPSRRWRGGHLMTVYAWARSRPLPGLPEPEACYFDTDTDARVLAHCNWQPQRDKAPALLLLHGLEGSSLAHYMRGIADKAWAAGFSVVRLNQRNCGGTEHLSRGLYHSGLTHDPLYLLRHMIDKEGVPAIVVAGYSLGGNLTMKLAGELGADAPPQLKAVCAVSPTIDLALCVDALERRSNVLYQLNFMRNLRARMQRKAALFPDVYDLARLKGVWTVRGFDDAYTAPLNGFGTATRYYDEASSLHVVDRIRVPALVLTAANDPFVPPDQFTRPEIAGNPHVRVVVTEDGGHCAFVSEPDSAHDGYWAEHVIVRWALEHAPTR
- a CDS encoding DUF72 domain-containing protein — encoded protein: MIHVGTSGYNYPEWKGRFYPEKIAAKAMLPYYAGVFDTVEINYTFYRMPTPALVEGWAGQVPEGFTFTLKAPKRITHDRRLQDVSDPLRAFCAAGATLGNRLGCVLVQLNPNFKCDAPRLQAFIDELPPALRVAFEFRHPSWWTDEIYTMLQARNLALCLADSPERHTPLVRTADYGYLRLRDEGYTEDDIAKWASYVTDRQGAWRDTFVYFKHEDEGKGPEFASLFKARLGQPTPNAER